In Mesorhizobium sp. 113-3-3, a genomic segment contains:
- a CDS encoding GNAT family N-acetyltransferase, with protein MDVTGQAVRIATVDDGLPGGEASRVVAVPANDAYTARLHTSLEAVRPLWLRFQMDGVCTAHQHFAWVEGIVARLMPAGAEPLIVEVNNAVTGAPLMLVPLMLRPAFRHRVIEWLSCGVCDYSAPLLADASAWTAQSAHAAWAAVRSVLPPADRVNILGIPRRINGVDNPLALLPATRDSIQTTFGLAIDGDPETILKRLCRPSFVKEFGKDWRRLERLGGVELVEAATPAEVEQIFGELIRMRLSRFRELGRFDLLTQEAVVDFYRNAALQGLSDGSVRLFGLRVGEALIAVQYLVVHQGTVHALLIAMDQSVVPNVSPGLLIMGRLIGWARERRFDYFDLSVGNQSYKEHMGAKASVLAELRQGLTVRGRAAITAIELRNRAEAFVRSKPGLLKAVQGLMRGLRRLRGGS; from the coding sequence ATGGATGTGACTGGCCAGGCGGTACGAATTGCCACGGTGGATGACGGCTTGCCGGGTGGGGAAGCCTCCCGTGTGGTGGCGGTCCCAGCGAACGACGCGTACACGGCGCGATTGCACACGAGCCTTGAAGCGGTCAGGCCGCTCTGGCTGCGCTTCCAGATGGACGGTGTCTGCACCGCCCACCAGCATTTTGCATGGGTGGAGGGGATCGTGGCGCGGCTGATGCCGGCAGGCGCCGAGCCGCTCATCGTCGAAGTGAACAACGCGGTGACGGGCGCGCCCCTGATGCTGGTGCCGCTGATGCTGCGGCCAGCCTTCCGCCATCGGGTGATCGAATGGCTGAGCTGCGGCGTCTGCGACTATTCGGCGCCGCTGCTGGCTGATGCCAGCGCGTGGACCGCACAATCCGCGCATGCCGCGTGGGCGGCGGTGCGTTCCGTGTTGCCGCCGGCGGATCGCGTCAACATCCTGGGAATTCCGAGGCGGATCAACGGTGTCGACAATCCGCTGGCCTTGCTCCCGGCCACGCGCGATTCCATCCAGACCACCTTCGGCCTGGCCATCGACGGTGACCCGGAAACTATCCTTAAACGCCTTTGCCGGCCATCCTTCGTCAAGGAATTCGGCAAGGATTGGCGCCGCCTCGAACGGCTCGGCGGCGTGGAACTGGTCGAGGCCGCGACGCCAGCCGAGGTGGAGCAGATCTTCGGCGAACTGATCCGCATGCGGCTCAGCCGTTTTCGCGAGCTTGGCCGCTTCGACCTGCTGACGCAGGAGGCGGTTGTCGATTTCTACCGCAACGCCGCCCTGCAGGGCCTGTCGGACGGATCGGTGCGGCTCTTCGGGCTGCGCGTTGGCGAGGCTTTGATCGCGGTCCAATATCTGGTCGTCCATCAAGGGACTGTTCATGCTCTCCTGATAGCTATGGACCAGAGCGTCGTGCCCAACGTCTCACCAGGCCTCTTGATCATGGGCAGGCTGATAGGCTGGGCGCGCGAGCGGCGGTTCGATTATTTCGACCTGTCGGTCGGAAACCAGAGCTACAAGGAGCATATGGGCGCCAAGGCCTCGGTGCTGGCCGAGCTTCGCCAGGGGTTGACGGTACGGGGCCGTGCCGCAATCACGGCCATCGAGCTGCGCAACCGGGCCGAGGCGTTCGTGCGCTCCAAGCCGGGGCTGCTCAAGGCGGTCCAGGGGCTGATGCGGGGGTTGCGGCGTTTGCGTGGGGGATCCTGA
- a CDS encoding GNAT family N-acetyltransferase — MARHATRTAPTPDVPDGPLSPPVASAAATARFAARLHTSFDTVRLLWLLIEAHGLCTGHQRLAWVEGIARRLMPEGSDLLIVEVSDADTGAPAMLLPLMRRRALGHYVIEWLSCGVCDYSAPLLADARPWTRQSADAAWAAVRAVLPPTDRFHFAGIPQQIHGVSNPLALLSGARDSIQIASSLALHGDPETLIKRICKSSFAKNFHKHCRRFEQLGKLDLVEAATAEMVDAHFATLLELRLNRFRELGRFDLLTQAPVVEFYRDAALRGLSDGSVRLFGLRAGEAYLAVIYVVIMKGTLHALLLGIDQEAVPNVSPGLTTIGKLMMWARGQGLDCFDLSVGSQGYKQHIGASGAVLAELCEAVTLKGRGSTAYIKLRGKTELFVRSKPGLYKAVQGVMRRLRRLKN; from the coding sequence GTGGCAAGGCATGCGACGCGAACGGCTCCGACACCGGATGTGCCCGACGGGCCGTTGTCCCCACCTGTTGCCAGTGCTGCCGCAACCGCGCGGTTTGCGGCCCGGCTGCACACCAGTTTCGATACCGTAAGGCTGCTATGGCTGCTCATTGAGGCGCACGGCCTGTGTACCGGCCACCAGCGCCTTGCCTGGGTGGAAGGGATCGCTAGACGGCTGATGCCCGAAGGCTCGGATCTGCTTATCGTCGAGGTCAGCGACGCCGATACGGGCGCACCGGCCATGCTGCTGCCGCTGATGCGGCGCCGGGCGCTTGGCCACTATGTGATCGAATGGCTGAGCTGCGGCGTGTGCGACTATTCGGCGCCGCTGCTGGCCGATGCGAGGCCGTGGACCCGGCAGAGCGCCGACGCAGCCTGGGCGGCTGTGCGCGCCGTGCTGCCGCCGACGGACCGCTTCCATTTCGCGGGGATTCCGCAGCAGATTCACGGCGTCTCCAATCCGCTGGCGCTGCTTTCGGGAGCGCGCGATTCCATCCAGATCGCTTCGAGCCTGGCCCTGCATGGCGATCCGGAGACGCTGATCAAGCGCATCTGCAAATCCTCCTTCGCCAAGAATTTCCACAAGCACTGCCGCCGCTTCGAACAGCTGGGCAAGCTCGATCTGGTCGAAGCCGCGACAGCTGAGATGGTGGACGCGCATTTCGCGACGCTGCTGGAACTCAGGCTCAACCGCTTCCGCGAGCTCGGTCGGTTCGACCTCCTGACGCAGGCGCCGGTCGTCGAGTTCTACCGCGACGCTGCCCTGCGGGGCCTGTCCGACGGATCGGTGCGGCTGTTCGGGCTGCGTGCCGGTGAAGCCTATCTCGCGGTCATCTACGTGGTGATCATGAAGGGCACCTTGCACGCGCTGCTGCTCGGCATCGACCAGGAAGCGGTGCCCAACGTGTCGCCGGGCCTGACGACGATCGGCAAGCTGATGATGTGGGCACGCGGGCAAGGGCTCGACTGTTTCGACCTGTCGGTCGGCAGCCAGGGCTACAAGCAGCATATCGGCGCTTCGGGCGCGGTGCTGGCCGAATTGTGCGAGGCGGTGACGCTGAAGGGCAGGGGCTCGACCGCCTACATCAAGCTGCGCGGCAAGACCGAGCTTTTCGTGCGCTCCAAGCCCGGGCTGTACAAGGCCGTGCAGGGCGTGATGCGGCGGCTTAGGCGATTGAAGAACTGA
- a CDS encoding DUF1972 domain-containing protein: MKSEQPAILILGTRGIPAAHGGFETFAEKLALFLVARGWKVGVYCQEEVERVDQRVRLDSWRGIDLIHVQVASKGPRATLEFDWQCVLDAARRPGVCLVLGYNGAVFLTWLRLMRRKVITNMDGIEWRRPKWGRAARTWFWLNEWIGAWASHRLVADHPVIADHLATRRPRSAIATITYGADPVTAAPEAPVRALGLEPGKYLISIARIEPDNNILPIVEAFCSQKRGDMKLVVLGTLSDEIPYHVAVRKAANGSVVLPGAIYDQAAVKALRYHARAYMHGHTVGGTNPSLVEALAAGNMVIAHDNPYNRWVAGAAAIHFTDTQSCGERMRQAMEDDALVKACGEAARARAREAFRWDDVLLAYENEAYRLLGVTSARTAAIDRPSPGAV, translated from the coding sequence ATGAAATCGGAACAGCCTGCCATCCTGATCCTGGGAACGCGCGGCATCCCAGCCGCCCATGGCGGCTTCGAGACCTTCGCCGAGAAACTGGCGCTTTTTCTGGTCGCGCGCGGCTGGAAAGTCGGCGTCTACTGCCAGGAAGAGGTTGAGCGGGTCGACCAGAGGGTGCGCCTCGACAGCTGGCGCGGCATCGACCTCATCCACGTCCAGGTCGCCTCGAAAGGCCCGCGCGCCACGCTGGAATTCGATTGGCAATGCGTGCTTGACGCCGCACGCCGGCCCGGCGTCTGCCTGGTGCTCGGCTATAATGGCGCGGTCTTCCTGACCTGGCTCAGGCTGATGCGGCGCAAGGTCATCACCAACATGGACGGCATCGAGTGGCGCCGCCCCAAATGGGGGCGTGCCGCGCGCACCTGGTTCTGGCTCAACGAGTGGATCGGCGCCTGGGCCTCGCACCGCCTCGTCGCCGACCATCCCGTCATTGCCGATCACCTGGCGACACGCCGGCCGCGCAGCGCCATCGCCACCATCACCTATGGCGCCGACCCGGTGACTGCGGCGCCCGAGGCGCCGGTGCGCGCGCTCGGCCTCGAGCCTGGAAAATACCTGATCTCGATCGCGCGCATCGAGCCCGACAACAACATCCTGCCCATCGTCGAAGCCTTCTGCAGCCAGAAGCGCGGCGACATGAAGCTTGTGGTGCTGGGCACGCTGTCCGATGAGATCCCCTACCATGTCGCGGTGCGCAAGGCGGCGAACGGCTCGGTGGTGTTGCCCGGCGCCATCTACGACCAGGCGGCGGTGAAGGCGCTGCGCTATCATGCTCGCGCGTACATGCATGGCCACACGGTGGGCGGCACCAACCCGTCGCTGGTCGAGGCGCTGGCCGCCGGCAACATGGTGATCGCGCACGACAATCCCTACAACAGGTGGGTCGCGGGTGCCGCCGCCATCCATTTCACCGATACGCAGAGCTGCGGCGAGCGGATGCGGCAGGCGATGGAGGACGATGCGCTGGTCAAGGCCTGCGGCGAGGCCGCCAGAGCGCGCGCCCGCGAGGCCTTCCGCTGGGACGATGTGCTGCTGGCCTACGAGAATGAAGCCTACCGGCTTCTCGGCGTCACATCGGCAAGAACGGCCGCGATCGACCGCCCCTCGCCCGGCGCAGTATGA
- a CDS encoding glycosyltransferase family 4 protein, with protein sequence MRIACIHQGYELYGSDRSFAESVAALRAAFPLADIEVVLPRSGPIVEILEPHASRIVFEPLWVLRRQAMLRLATIEMARLPVALWRAWRRLRDCDLVYVNTSIVADYALASRLLPAKALLHIHEIPEGVLRRILVGLMHWSQADLIFNSKATRDTFGEPRSARSHVVYNGVAGPAAAEAMTYDGKRPLRVLLLGRINRIKGQEVLLEAIASLPAELKSRVEVRLVGGAFESVERERALAELVETMGLAGQVSALPFIPDPSEHYRWADIVTVPSRRPESLGRVAIEAMAYGRPPLVSAIGGLVEVVADGETGWHVPPGDAAALAAKLQQIMLAPEAWRGFVAAGRKRYETVFSEPVAAAAIAAIAADKLKAAIARPGRTASTRQAETRP encoded by the coding sequence ATGCGGATTGCTTGCATCCATCAGGGCTACGAACTCTACGGTTCCGACCGCAGTTTCGCGGAGAGCGTGGCGGCGCTGCGCGCCGCGTTTCCATTGGCCGACATCGAAGTGGTCTTGCCGCGCAGCGGACCGATCGTCGAAATCCTCGAGCCTCATGCCAGCCGCATCGTCTTCGAGCCGCTCTGGGTGCTCAGGCGCCAGGCGATGCTGCGGCTGGCGACCATCGAGATGGCGCGGCTGCCGGTGGCGCTGTGGCGGGCATGGCGGCGCCTGCGAGATTGCGACCTCGTCTATGTCAACACATCGATCGTCGCCGATTATGCGCTGGCCTCGCGCCTGCTGCCTGCCAAGGCGCTGCTGCACATCCACGAGATTCCCGAAGGCGTGCTGCGCCGCATCCTCGTCGGCCTGATGCACTGGAGCCAGGCCGATCTGATCTTCAACTCGAAAGCGACGCGCGACACGTTCGGCGAGCCCAGATCCGCGCGCTCCCATGTCGTCTACAATGGCGTTGCCGGTCCGGCGGCGGCGGAAGCGATGACCTATGACGGCAAGCGCCCGCTGCGGGTGCTGCTGCTTGGCCGCATCAACCGGATCAAGGGCCAGGAAGTGCTTCTGGAGGCGATCGCCTCGCTGCCGGCCGAACTCAAGTCGAGGGTCGAGGTGCGGCTGGTCGGTGGCGCCTTCGAAAGCGTAGAGCGCGAGCGCGCTCTGGCCGAACTGGTCGAGACCATGGGGCTGGCCGGACAGGTCAGCGCCTTGCCCTTCATCCCGGATCCTTCGGAGCATTACCGCTGGGCCGACATCGTCACCGTGCCGTCGCGGCGTCCGGAATCGCTCGGCCGCGTCGCCATCGAGGCGATGGCCTATGGCCGGCCGCCGCTGGTGTCGGCGATCGGCGGGCTGGTCGAAGTGGTGGCCGACGGCGAGACCGGCTGGCATGTTCCGCCGGGCGATGCAGCGGCGCTGGCCGCGAAATTGCAGCAGATCATGCTCGCCCCCGAGGCATGGCGCGGTTTCGTCGCCGCCGGGCGCAAGCGCTACGAGACGGTGTTCAGTGAACCGGTCGCCGCCGCCGCGATCGCGGCGATCGCCGCCGACAAGCTGAAGGCGGCCATCGCAAGGCCGGGCCGGACGGCCAGCACCCGCCAGGCGGAGACACGGCCGTGA
- a CDS encoding EthD family reductase → MAKMLVIYKTPADPAAFERHYHDIHIPLAKQLPGLLRYEISRQPIMNVLPGETPFRVATLYFNSLEDIRTAFASEIGRACAVDRRKLAGDDDLVTMLLFDTETL, encoded by the coding sequence ATGGCCAAGATGCTTGTCATCTACAAAACCCCCGCCGATCCGGCGGCCTTCGAGCGCCATTACCACGACATTCACATTCCGCTGGCCAAGCAATTGCCCGGACTGCTGCGCTACGAGATCAGCCGGCAGCCGATCATGAACGTCCTGCCGGGCGAGACGCCCTTCAGGGTCGCGACGCTCTATTTCAACAGTCTGGAGGACATTCGCACGGCCTTTGCCAGCGAGATCGGACGGGCCTGCGCGGTGGACCGGCGCAAGCTCGCCGGGGACGACGATCTGGTGACGATGCTGCTCTTCGACACCGAGACGCTGTGA